A DNA window from Methylobacterium sp. NMS14P contains the following coding sequences:
- a CDS encoding M20 family metallopeptidase: MTARDTDALGWLDAQEGAMLALLEELVNIDSGSYDKPGVDAVGARIAAFLTGHGIPVATIPVEGYGDALKAEVAGSGGGNRPVVLMGHRDTVFPKGEPTRRPFRVADGRAYGPGVADMKAGLVMNAFVLAAYHRAGGAPVPLVGLFTSDEEIGSPACRPIIEETARGARAVLNSEPGRPTGNVVTGRKGGVFMHLEVLGRAAHSGGNYADGRSAILELAHKTVALHALTDLDRGTTVNVGLISGGQSVNTVAPRVTCEIDLRYVTPPDREAAMERIAAIVAGSTVPDTTAHLTIKGEFLPLVQDEASRALFETYARVSAEGGNPVTGEFAGGCADSGFTASVGCPTLCAVGPVGGKAHSPEEYLEVGSLVPRARAMAETIAAL; this comes from the coding sequence ATGACCGCCCGTGACACCGACGCCCTCGGCTGGCTCGACGCACAGGAGGGCGCCATGCTGGCCCTCCTCGAAGAGCTGGTGAACATCGACTCCGGCTCCTACGACAAGCCGGGCGTCGACGCGGTCGGCGCGCGCATCGCGGCGTTCCTGACCGGGCACGGCATCCCGGTCGCGACGATCCCGGTCGAGGGATACGGCGACGCGCTGAAGGCCGAGGTCGCGGGCTCCGGCGGCGGCAACCGGCCGGTCGTGCTCATGGGCCACCGCGACACCGTCTTCCCGAAGGGGGAGCCGACGCGGCGGCCGTTCCGCGTCGCCGACGGCCGCGCCTACGGGCCCGGCGTCGCCGACATGAAGGCGGGCCTCGTGATGAACGCCTTCGTGCTGGCCGCCTACCACCGGGCCGGCGGCGCGCCGGTGCCCCTCGTCGGCCTGTTCACCAGCGACGAGGAGATCGGCTCGCCGGCCTGCCGCCCGATCATCGAGGAGACCGCCCGGGGCGCCCGCGCGGTGCTGAACTCCGAGCCGGGGCGGCCGACCGGCAACGTCGTCACCGGCCGCAAGGGCGGGGTGTTCATGCACCTCGAGGTGCTCGGCCGGGCGGCCCATTCCGGCGGCAACTACGCCGACGGGCGCAGCGCCATCCTGGAACTCGCCCACAAGACCGTCGCGCTCCACGCGCTCACCGACCTCGACCGCGGCACCACGGTGAATGTCGGCCTGATCTCCGGCGGCCAGTCGGTGAACACCGTGGCGCCCCGGGTGACCTGCGAGATCGACCTGCGCTACGTGACCCCGCCCGACCGCGAGGCCGCCATGGAGCGGATCGCCGCGATCGTGGCGGGATCGACGGTGCCCGACACCACCGCGCATCTCACCATCAAGGGCGAGTTCCTGCCGCTCGTGCAGGACGAGGCCTCGCGGGCGCTGTTCGAGACCTACGCCCGGGTGAGCGCGGAGGGCGGCAATCCCGTGACCGGCGAGTTCGCCGGCGGCTGCGCCGATTCGGGCTTCACCGCCAGCGTCGGCTGCCCCACGCTCTGCGCCGTGGGCCCGGTGGGCGGCAAGGCCCACTCGCCCGAGGAGTACCTCGAGGTGGGAAGCCTCGTGCCGCGGGCGCGCGCGATGGCCGAGACCATCGCGGCGCTCTGA
- the glmS gene encoding glutamine--fructose-6-phosphate transaminase (isomerizing), whose amino-acid sequence MCGIVGIVGRDAVAGQVIEALRRLEYRGYDSAGIATLEHGRLARRRASGKLVNLEARLAQEPLTGTIGIGHTRWATHGRPNETNAHPHATARLAVVHNGIIENFRELKQELEADGVVFETETDTEVVAQLVSRNMDRQMGPVEAVAAALPRLRGAFALGFLFSGEENLLIGARHGAPLAIGFGEGETYLGSDALALAPFTDAITYLDEGDWAILSRSGAEIRDASGATVERARQKIATQAYRIDKGEYRHFMAKEIHEQPEVVGRTLAHYVDMAQGRVALPEALPFDFAKLSRVYITACGTAYYAGLVARYWFEQVARLPVEIDVASEARYREAPLEKDGLTLVISQSGETADTLASLRYAKSKGQHTLSVVNVPTSTIARESSVVMPTLAGPEIGVASTKAFSCQLTVLLCLAIAAGRARGTLDAAGERRLIDGLIKAPGLMAEALTHEGAIEGLAREVAKARDVLYLGRGTSYPMALEGALKLKEISYIHAEGYAAGELKHGPIALIDESVPVIVIAPHDAVFEKTVSNMQEVAARGGRIVLIGDAKGAAEHGLDTLATFTMPALDPTVAPIVYAVPIQLLAYHTAVFMGKDVDQPRNLAKSVTVE is encoded by the coding sequence ATGTGCGGCATCGTCGGCATCGTCGGGCGCGACGCGGTGGCGGGGCAGGTGATCGAGGCCCTGCGGCGGCTCGAGTACCGCGGCTACGATTCCGCCGGCATCGCCACCCTGGAGCACGGCCGGCTGGCGCGGCGCCGGGCCTCGGGCAAGCTGGTCAACCTGGAGGCCAGGCTCGCCCAGGAGCCGCTCACCGGCACGATCGGCATCGGCCACACCCGTTGGGCGACCCACGGGCGGCCGAACGAGACCAACGCCCACCCGCACGCCACCGCGCGTCTGGCGGTCGTGCACAACGGCATCATCGAGAATTTCCGCGAGCTCAAGCAGGAGCTGGAGGCCGACGGCGTCGTCTTCGAGACGGAGACCGACACCGAGGTCGTCGCCCAGCTCGTCAGCCGCAACATGGACCGGCAGATGGGGCCGGTGGAGGCCGTGGCCGCCGCCCTGCCGCGGCTGCGCGGCGCCTTCGCGCTGGGCTTCCTGTTCTCCGGCGAGGAGAACCTGCTGATCGGGGCCCGCCACGGCGCGCCGCTGGCGATCGGCTTCGGCGAGGGCGAGACCTACCTGGGCTCCGACGCCCTGGCGCTCGCGCCGTTCACCGACGCCATCACGTATCTCGACGAGGGCGACTGGGCGATCCTGTCGCGGAGCGGCGCCGAGATCCGCGACGCGTCGGGGGCCACGGTCGAGCGCGCCCGGCAGAAGATCGCCACGCAGGCCTACCGGATCGACAAGGGCGAGTACCGCCACTTCATGGCCAAGGAGATCCACGAGCAGCCCGAGGTGGTGGGCCGCACGCTCGCCCACTACGTCGACATGGCGCAGGGGCGGGTCGCGCTGCCCGAGGCGCTGCCGTTCGACTTCGCCAAGCTCAGCCGCGTCTACATCACCGCCTGCGGCACGGCCTACTACGCGGGCCTCGTCGCCCGGTACTGGTTCGAGCAGGTGGCGCGCCTGCCGGTGGAGATCGACGTCGCCTCCGAGGCCCGCTACCGCGAGGCGCCGCTGGAGAAGGACGGGCTGACGCTGGTGATCTCGCAGTCGGGCGAGACCGCCGACACGCTGGCCTCCCTGCGCTACGCGAAGTCGAAGGGCCAGCACACGCTGAGCGTCGTCAACGTGCCGACCTCGACGATCGCGCGGGAATCCTCCGTGGTGATGCCGACGCTGGCCGGGCCGGAGATCGGCGTCGCCTCCACCAAGGCGTTCTCGTGCCAGCTCACCGTGCTGCTCTGCCTCGCCATCGCGGCGGGCCGGGCCCGCGGCACGCTCGACGCGGCGGGCGAGCGGCGGCTGATCGACGGCCTGATCAAGGCGCCGGGCCTGATGGCCGAGGCGCTCACCCACGAGGGCGCGATCGAGGGCCTGGCCCGGGAGGTCGCGAAGGCGCGTGACGTGCTCTATCTCGGCCGCGGCACCAGCTACCCGATGGCCCTGGAGGGCGCGCTGAAGCTGAAGGAGATCAGCTACATCCACGCCGAGGGCTACGCGGCGGGCGAGCTGAAGCACGGCCCGATCGCGCTGATCGACGAGAGCGTGCCGGTGATCGTGATCGCGCCGCACGACGCGGTGTTCGAGAAGACGGTCTCGAACATGCAGGAGGTGGCCGCCCGCGGCGGCCGCATCGTGCTGATCGGCGACGCCAAGGGCGCGGCCGAGCACGGGCTCGACACGCTCGCGACCTTCACCATGCCGGCGCTCGACCCGACGGTGGCACCGATCGTGTACGCGGTGCCGATCCAGCTGCTCGCCTACCACACGGCGGTGTTCATGGGGAAAGACGTCGACCAGCCGCGGAATCTGGCGAAGTCGGTGACGGTGGAGTAG
- the glmU gene encoding bifunctional UDP-N-acetylglucosamine diphosphorylase/glucosamine-1-phosphate N-acetyltransferase GlmU, with protein sequence MTPTGTPSRSLTAIVLAAGKGTRMRSDLPKVLHRIAGRSMLGHVLAAVQAAGAGRIAVVAEPGRDDVAAEIARAAPGARVFPQAERLGTAHAVLAAREILADPDDDVVIAFGDTPLVSADTFLRLRAPLADGAAVAVLAFETATPSGYGRVLTEGERVLAIREEKDASAAERAVTLCNAGLMALSGRHALALLARIGNDNAAGEYYLPDAVALAVADGLPVTVVPVDEAEAQGVNDRVQLSVAEAAIQAQLRRSAMLGGATLIAPETVFLSHDTVLGRDVIVEPNVVFGPGVRVAEGCTVRAFAHLTETSLEPGVKIGPFVRLRGHAVLEAGAELGNFVELKNARMGAGAKAAHLTYLGDAEVGAKANIGAGTITCNYDGVLKHRTSIGAGAFIGSNSALVAPVSVGEGAYVASGSVITDDVPADAMAVARGRQAVKPGWAREKRAALQAEKARRGKA encoded by the coding sequence ATGACCCCGACCGGAACGCCTTCGCGCAGCCTCACCGCCATCGTGCTCGCGGCCGGGAAGGGCACGCGGATGCGCTCGGACCTGCCGAAGGTGCTGCACCGGATCGCCGGCCGCAGCATGCTCGGCCACGTCCTGGCCGCCGTGCAGGCGGCGGGCGCGGGCCGGATCGCCGTGGTGGCCGAGCCCGGCCGCGACGACGTCGCCGCCGAGATCGCGCGCGCGGCCCCCGGCGCCCGAGTCTTCCCGCAGGCCGAGCGCCTCGGCACCGCCCACGCGGTGCTGGCCGCCCGGGAGATCCTGGCCGACCCCGACGACGACGTGGTGATCGCCTTCGGCGACACGCCTCTCGTCTCGGCCGACACCTTCCTGCGCCTCCGCGCGCCGCTGGCCGACGGCGCCGCGGTGGCCGTGCTGGCCTTCGAGACGGCGACGCCCTCCGGCTACGGACGGGTGCTGACCGAGGGCGAACGCGTCCTCGCGATCCGCGAGGAGAAGGACGCCAGCGCGGCCGAGCGGGCCGTGACCCTGTGCAATGCCGGGCTGATGGCGCTGTCCGGACGGCACGCCCTGGCGCTGCTCGCCCGCATCGGCAACGACAACGCCGCCGGCGAGTACTACCTGCCCGACGCGGTGGCGCTGGCGGTCGCGGACGGCCTGCCGGTCACGGTCGTGCCGGTGGACGAGGCCGAGGCGCAGGGCGTCAACGACCGGGTGCAGCTCAGCGTGGCGGAGGCCGCGATCCAGGCGCAGCTGCGCCGCAGCGCCATGCTGGGCGGCGCCACGCTGATCGCCCCCGAGACGGTGTTCCTCAGCCACGACACGGTGCTGGGACGCGACGTGATCGTGGAACCCAACGTGGTGTTCGGCCCCGGCGTGCGGGTCGCGGAGGGCTGCACCGTGCGGGCCTTCGCGCATCTCACCGAGACCAGCCTGGAGCCGGGCGTGAAGATCGGCCCGTTCGTGCGGCTGCGCGGCCACGCCGTGCTGGAGGCCGGCGCGGAACTCGGCAATTTCGTCGAGCTGAAGAACGCGCGGATGGGCGCGGGCGCCAAGGCCGCGCACCTCACCTATCTCGGCGACGCGGAGGTCGGCGCCAAGGCCAATATCGGCGCCGGCACGATCACCTGCAATTACGACGGCGTGCTGAAGCACCGGACCTCGATCGGCGCGGGCGCGTTCATCGGCTCGAACTCGGCCCTGGTCGCCCCCGTCTCGGTGGGGGAGGGCGCCTACGTCGCCTCGGGCTCGGTGATCACCGACGACGTGCCGGCGGACGCCATGGCGGTGGCCCGGGGCCGGCAGGCGGTGAAGCCGGGCTGGGCCAGGGAGAAGCGCGCGGCGCTGCAGGCCGAGAAGGCGCGGCGCGGGAAGGCGTGA
- the rpoN gene encoding RNA polymerase factor sigma-54, whose translation MSLVQRLEVRQGQALVMTPQLLQAIKLLQLSHLDLSAYVEAELERNPLLERAEPELPGPGEVAEAGHHADEAGADGFEAPEPESWLSADLNPSRGEIESDFDTRLDNVFPDEIPVQAREAGGGDMLSLTPPPYGSTGGSFDAEAPDFEATLTAETSLREHLAGQLDLATRDPAERLIGGFLIDAVDEAGYLRESVEGVAERLGADPALVGRMLALVQTFDPPGIAARDLAECLAIQLRERDRFDPAMQALVSRLDLVAKRDFAALRRLCGVDDEDLVDMLGEIRRLDPKPGRAFGSSAVEVLVPDVFVRAAPDGSWLVELNSEALPRVLVNQSYYARVSRNAAAEGDKAFLSEALQNANWLTRSLEQRARTILKVATEIVRQQDGFFVHGVTHLRPLNLKTVAEAIGMHESTVSRVTSNKAIGTSRGTLEMKYFFTAAIPGAAGAAAHSSEAVRHRIKQLVDGETPDDVLSDDALVQKLRGEGVDIARRTVAKYRESLRIPSSIERRRERFAHGSSQHVALALR comes from the coding sequence ATGAGTTTGGTGCAACGGCTGGAAGTGCGTCAGGGCCAGGCCCTGGTGATGACGCCGCAGCTCCTCCAGGCGATCAAGCTTCTCCAACTCTCGCACCTCGATCTCTCGGCCTACGTCGAGGCCGAGCTGGAGCGCAACCCGCTGCTCGAGCGCGCCGAGCCGGAGCTGCCGGGCCCGGGCGAGGTCGCCGAAGCGGGCCATCACGCCGACGAGGCCGGGGCGGACGGCTTCGAGGCACCGGAGCCCGAATCGTGGCTCTCGGCCGATCTCAATCCGAGCCGCGGCGAGATCGAGAGCGACTTCGACACGCGCCTCGACAACGTCTTCCCCGACGAGATCCCCGTCCAGGCGCGCGAGGCGGGCGGCGGCGACATGCTCTCGCTGACGCCGCCGCCCTACGGCAGCACCGGCGGCAGCTTCGATGCCGAGGCGCCCGATTTCGAGGCGACCCTCACGGCCGAGACCTCGCTGCGCGAGCACCTCGCGGGCCAGCTCGATCTCGCGACCCGGGATCCGGCCGAGCGGTTGATCGGCGGCTTCCTGATCGACGCCGTCGACGAGGCCGGCTACCTGCGCGAGTCGGTTGAGGGCGTGGCCGAGCGTCTCGGCGCCGACCCGGCCCTCGTCGGCCGGATGCTGGCGCTGGTCCAGACCTTCGACCCGCCCGGGATCGCAGCCCGCGACCTCGCCGAGTGCCTCGCGATCCAGCTGCGCGAGCGCGACCGGTTCGACCCGGCGATGCAGGCGCTGGTCTCGCGGCTGGACCTCGTGGCCAAGCGCGATTTCGCCGCCCTGCGCCGGCTCTGCGGCGTCGACGACGAGGACCTCGTCGACATGCTGGGCGAGATCCGCCGCCTGGATCCGAAGCCCGGCCGGGCCTTCGGGTCGAGCGCCGTCGAGGTCCTGGTCCCGGACGTGTTCGTGCGCGCCGCGCCGGACGGCTCCTGGCTGGTCGAGCTGAACAGCGAGGCGCTGCCCCGGGTCCTGGTGAACCAGAGCTACTACGCCCGCGTCTCGCGCAACGCCGCCGCGGAGGGCGACAAGGCCTTCCTGTCGGAGGCGCTGCAGAACGCCAACTGGCTGACCCGCTCGCTGGAGCAGCGCGCCCGCACCATCCTGAAGGTCGCCACCGAGATCGTCCGCCAGCAGGACGGGTTCTTCGTCCACGGCGTCACCCACCTGCGGCCGCTGAACCTCAAGACCGTGGCCGAGGCGATCGGCATGCACGAATCGACCGTCTCGCGGGTCACCTCCAACAAGGCCATCGGCACGAGCCGCGGGACCCTGGAGATGAAGTACTTCTTCACCGCGGCGATCCCAGGGGCGGCCGGCGCCGCCGCACACTCCTCCGAGGCGGTGCGCCACCGCATCAAGCAGCTCGTCGACGGCGAGACGCCGGACGACGTGCTGTCCGACGACGCGCTGGTGCAGAAGCTGCGCGGGGAGGGCGTCGACATCGCCCGGCGCACGGTGGCGAAGTACCGGGAGTCCCTGCGGATCCCGAGCTCGATCGAGCGCCGCCGGGAGCGCTTCGCCCACGGCTCCAGCCAGCACGTCGCCCTCGCGCTGCGCTGA